Proteins co-encoded in one Sporosarcina sp. FSL K6-1522 genomic window:
- a CDS encoding phosphoribosylaminoimidazolesuccinocarboxamide synthase: MELLYKGKTKDVYKLDGNNVLLKFKDDVTGEDGVFDPGANTVGLTIEGAGQSGLRMTKFFFEKLAEKSIPTHYVAADIDEVTMTVKSAQMFGRGLEVICRYRAVGSFLRRYGAYCEEGQALDAFVEVTLKDDDRNDPPITQDGLAQLGILTAEEYVTLEALTKEISGVVKEELAAKGLELYDIKLEFGRDGVTGDIMLIDEISGGNMRVYKDGVYITPMELEKLVLA; this comes from the coding sequence ATGGAACTTTTGTATAAAGGAAAGACGAAAGATGTATACAAGTTGGACGGCAATAATGTGCTGCTGAAATTCAAAGATGATGTAACTGGGGAAGACGGGGTTTTTGACCCGGGTGCCAATACGGTTGGGTTAACGATTGAAGGAGCGGGGCAGTCAGGACTGCGGATGACGAAATTTTTCTTTGAGAAATTGGCAGAGAAATCGATTCCGACACATTATGTTGCTGCTGATATTGACGAAGTGACGATGACTGTGAAATCTGCACAGATGTTCGGCAGAGGGCTAGAAGTGATTTGCCGCTATCGTGCTGTAGGTAGTTTTTTACGTCGATACGGTGCGTATTGTGAAGAGGGACAAGCGTTGGATGCATTTGTGGAAGTAACGTTAAAAGACGATGATCGTAACGATCCACCGATTACGCAAGACGGTCTTGCGCAGCTGGGTATTTTGACAGCGGAAGAATATGTAACACTAGAAGCGTTAACGAAGGAAATTTCCGGTGTTGTCAAAGAGGAACTTGCTGCAAAAGGGCTAGAGCTATATGACATTAAATTGGAATTCGGACGTGACGGTGTAACAGGTGATATCATGCTGATCGACGAAATTTCCGGTGGAAATATGCGTGTCTACAAAGACGGCGTTTATATTACACCGATGGAGCTTGAGAAATTAGTACTTGCATAA
- a CDS encoding superoxide dismutase family protein, translating into MSYKMLLVGMLSVLLIAGGCGRGDEKLPVSGEKMQSVVAPILNTEGNQIGEVSFTEEEDGVIIELAAEGLPPGTKGIHIHETGVCTPPDFTSAGGHFNPKKKEHGFENPKGFHLGDLPNIEVDADGKVSAKMKDNEITLKSGADNSILDRDGSALVIHEKADDYKTDPSGNSGARIACAAVTK; encoded by the coding sequence TTGTCATATAAGATGTTACTGGTAGGTATGTTATCTGTGTTATTAATTGCCGGCGGATGTGGGCGTGGCGACGAGAAGCTGCCTGTGAGTGGGGAGAAGATGCAATCGGTCGTTGCGCCGATTTTAAACACAGAAGGGAATCAAATCGGTGAGGTCAGTTTTACGGAAGAAGAGGATGGCGTCATCATTGAGCTAGCGGCGGAAGGGTTACCTCCTGGTACGAAGGGCATCCATATTCATGAAACGGGTGTCTGTACGCCGCCGGACTTTACGTCTGCAGGTGGGCATTTTAATCCGAAAAAGAAAGAGCATGGCTTTGAAAATCCGAAAGGCTTCCATTTAGGGGATTTGCCAAATATTGAAGTAGATGCGGATGGTAAGGTTTCCGCGAAGATGAAAGATAATGAGATTACGTTGAAGTCGGGTGCTGACAATTCGATTTTGGATCGTGACGGCAGTGCACTTGTCATCCATGAAAAAGCAGACGACTACAAAACGGATCCGTCTGGTAATTCAGGTGCGCGAATCGCGTGTGCAGCCGTCACAAAGTAG
- a CDS encoding CAP-associated domain-containing protein: MKRLFLFILLLAALYIAKPLWEAPVSKYVDISFLEPVDDKIHSLLNKESLDTAIHYIRDTTDKAVLFLTKKIEQVEEAVPEVEKPSLTKPTTTQLSIHNIELGSTEEQVTAQLGTPKNRSMNEYGSDWLTYHNNYQNFVMVSFDDKRTVNAIYTNDKLIASTAGIAYGSPKAAVREALGEPIKEIRKGLNIYILQESEGFDVFESADSYTYVFYDVHQNHTVTAVQLISNTLEQQKTGIYAGGNAQLRDGFEQQLFDLTNAARVRHGLSALQWEDNVAGTARNHSIDMADNDYFNHDNPQGQSPFDRMDNDGVTYRSAGENLAYGQSSSIFAHEGLMNSIGHRENILLDIYSHLGTGVAFNEKSQPYYTENFLLK; this comes from the coding sequence ATGAAACGATTATTCCTGTTCATCTTATTGCTCGCTGCACTATACATCGCAAAACCACTATGGGAGGCACCGGTCTCAAAGTATGTCGACATCTCTTTCCTTGAACCTGTCGACGACAAGATTCACTCCCTGTTGAATAAAGAATCACTGGACACCGCAATCCACTACATTCGTGATACGACGGACAAAGCTGTCCTTTTTCTTACAAAAAAAATTGAACAAGTAGAAGAAGCTGTTCCAGAAGTTGAAAAGCCCTCGTTGACCAAACCAACAACAACCCAGCTCTCCATTCACAACATCGAACTAGGGAGTACAGAAGAACAAGTAACAGCCCAACTTGGCACACCTAAAAATCGCTCGATGAATGAATATGGAAGCGATTGGTTAACGTATCATAACAACTACCAAAACTTCGTCATGGTATCCTTCGATGACAAACGGACCGTCAATGCCATTTATACGAACGACAAACTGATTGCTTCAACAGCTGGCATCGCATACGGTTCTCCGAAAGCTGCCGTACGCGAAGCACTCGGAGAACCAATCAAAGAAATTCGCAAAGGCTTGAACATCTACATCCTCCAAGAAAGCGAGGGCTTTGACGTCTTTGAATCGGCGGACAGCTACACATACGTTTTTTATGATGTACATCAAAATCATACGGTCACAGCCGTTCAACTCATCTCCAATACATTGGAACAACAAAAAACCGGCATTTATGCCGGCGGGAACGCACAATTACGTGATGGGTTTGAACAACAGCTCTTCGATTTAACGAATGCCGCACGCGTTCGCCATGGACTTTCTGCCCTTCAATGGGAGGACAATGTGGCTGGAACAGCACGCAATCACAGCATCGATATGGCAGACAATGATTATTTCAACCATGATAACCCACAGGGGCAATCGCCTTTCGACCGGATGGATAATGATGGCGTGACCTATCGTAGCGCAGGCGAAAACCTTGCATATGGCCAATCCAGCAGCATTTTTGCACATGAAGGACTCATGAACTCTATCGGTCATCGTGAAAACATCCTGTTAGATATTTATAGCCACCTCGGCACTGGCGTTGCCTTCAACGAAAAATCCCAACCGTATTATACGGAAAACTTTTTGTTGAAATAA